TTAGtcacattattaatttattaatgttGAATATTGAGTCATGTTATtatcattaatttaattatatataatcgtcatcatactttaatttatttttctacatATATATGAAAAGAATAATTATTTATCTGTTGCGAGTGATTTTCCAATACTGTACTTATTATTATGAGATTAGCTACTCAGTTTTTTTTGCATGATTATGTAAAGTTAGCTTCGTACGCAAGCatctaattaattatataaatttaggaAGAAGATGACAAATATTTTGAGCATGAAGTCTGTACAATATAAATGATAGTTATTTGAATTGTTTAAATGTTTTGTTTTGAGTTCAATATTCAAGAGTAGTTTATGtgcaacaaatttttttttatctaatttgtcatTATTATCTTGAATACAATTACGTAAATACTTATACATCTAACATAAATTTTTTACCCATTTAAAAATgaatttcaacaaaattagaaatTAGTCGTTAATTCTCGACTAATATATAACAGATCTAGTAATAGTGTAATACAAACTAATTGGATCAAGTATTTAAGGTGTTTGATTGTGTATGATAATCTAATATTTTAATCGTTAATGTCAATTATAAAattatcataatatatatatataaaattaaaaacaatcactaaaatcaacaaaTTATCATACACCATAAAATACTAGAAATATTTCCTATAATATATATAGCATGAAGAATTGTGCAAAAGttcaactaattaattataaCCAATTTTGCAATTACAAAAGATCATAAAaaaattcctttttatttattttatttccaaaAGACCAGCAAAACCACCTAATTGATTATTACTAGTGCAATAGCACACCATAATTGAAAAGCATAAGGCACTATTCAAACTCAGATCAAGAAGATAGTTAGCAAATTCCAGAGAGAATACCATGCATCTATATATGTAGAAGTATTATCCCTAATTTCATGATAACGAAAACCCAACTTGCAAATTAAAAGCTAGTAAAGTTCATGACAAATTAACTCcttaattattagaatataaaataggcAAAGTTATTTTCAACAGTTTTTGCCGTCAATAATAGTAAGGCTGAGTTGCACTCCCAAATCACTTTCATAAACAATTATTATTAAGTGCAAAGcatttgaattcaaagatcaagtTTTATTTTCTCCCCACACAGTGTGTTACTGTTGTGTTTAGTGGGAATAATTGACAAAAATCCATCACATAATGCACCAATAACCCCTGTTTTTAAGGGACCAAGCACCAGCCCATCACTTGCTGGTTACCAGAACCATAAGGGTAGTCCCTCAGAATTTAGGGACCCACCCCCCATCATAAGTACCCCATTCTATTATTAAAGACTCAATTTTCTTcaaattttactcataaattgccttaaatatattaaattaagtttggtgtataccatttattaaaataacaaaaaattttcacatacgctaaaaataaattatcaaatcaatcctcatatatttgtatatatctatgaaaattacttaaataaagaCACATAAAtcgtatttttttaaagatattttttaacaattaaaatttaataaatgtaATCGATTAAACCATGTTATTTCTATCATAATTAAATTGAACAATTCGATTTAGTCAAAAAATTGTTGAACCAAATCTTAAACTAATctaagttaatattttttataaaaaataactataatatctCTATTGTAAAAAATGATtaggagtattttagttattttctataataagagtattataatcattttttataataaggacattgtagttattttttataaaaaaatatttagacagATTCAAGATTTGGTTCATTAATTTTTGTCAAATCAATTTATCTGATctaattttgtcaaaaataacataatttaattaattatatgtattaaattttaattataaaaaatatctttaaaaaaatattttaaatatctttatATAAGTAAATCTTATATTTATACATGTTAATTtgcataatttttaattaaataatcaaccATTGGCCagaataataaaaattgtctAACAGATAGATAATCAAGCTTATTTAAATTATGAGATACAAAATATACATTTTGtatataataactaaataatgATTATGCCAATaaactataactcaaatgacataatctttctCTACTTATCTAAAAAGTTGCAGGTTTGAGTCttcctatctttagtaaaaaaaaaaaaaaactaaataatgaCTTTTTTTGTATATAAGTATCATAATTGTTAAAATAATTCAATCTATacagaattaataaaaataataattgatattATCAAACTTTATATTATTTCCACTACTCCATCCAAATTAGAGTTACTTCAATTTTGGCATTTTGAAATCCATAGGAAGGAGGTACAAACAATGAATTCATTTGGCTggctttcaaattaatttttcaaaatttttcaaaataagttataaaagaaGAACCGAATATAAGTAAATATTTGTATATATGATGGGCAATTTTAATTAAACTGATTATGGAATGATGGAAAAGAAGACAGAGGCAGGCATAGGTTGTGGACcctagaaaagaaataaaaaaataaaagaaaagaaataaattatgTGAATATAATGATGGAAAACAAAACACACCCATAACGTTCAATAAGTGCGGAAGACAAGACAgtactctctctttctctctcgtcATCATCTTTATTATTTCAATATTTTGGCAAATacatctttatctttttttttatttaccaagaAAGAGAACCACTTCCTTAAAAGGAAAGTGGCTAAAACCATTTCCCAATTCCCAAACAACACAATCAAATTGGATAATTAGATTACACTTTCACGTGGAGATGGattattatcttaaaataatTGGGATTAGCCAAGATCATACGTACCATTGCTACAgcaccataataataataatgcatgctGCATATTGAACTCATCAAACTCAGAAATCAAGCATAGTGTAGAAtatgaatttaaattaaattgatgGAATGGGACCATAAGGAGGGAATAGTGTAGACCCATATGAAATAACAAGAGTAACACATAATAAAGCCTTCAAAACAGCAACACTTTCTGCCTCTTTCTCTCGGACATCAACACAAAAATCATTATTACTAAGCAGAATTCCCAGCAAACACTTTCATTTTCTCCATTCTCCTAATTCCTTCAAATTAATAAACACATACTATCTACATGCATCAATTAAATTAACATATAGCATCATTCATCATTAATATATAACTAAACAATTAATAACAAAAGATAAGAGAAGGGGCAAAAATAGAACTAGCAATTAATTAAGGTACCGTGCCATTAATATATCCTTAATCTACCTCTAAgaacatattatatattatttaattctcTCGCTCTCTTCCTATGATCATCTTTCTGCTGCCATGAAATGAAGAAAGAGTAggattaagaagaagaagaagaaccattAGCACCGCCattaacaccaacaccaacaccattaccattgttgttattattaggaTCTTCCTCCATAATAATGCTTCTgctaccaccaccactaccaagAACACCAACACCACCGTTAATGGTGGTAACAGCAGCGCCATTACTCTCTTTCTTCGCGAGATTGTTCTTGTTGTTATGCATCCAAACTTTGAGAACACCACGATCAACGCCAACCTCGCTGCAGAACTCATGAACCAAATCATCGTCTCTCTTCTGCATCTTCCACCCAACACGCTCTGCGAACTTGTGCATCTTCTCCTTCTGCTCCTGGCTGAACTTCGTCCTGAACCTCTTCCTCGGAGACGCTAAAGCTGCGGCGGCGGAAATTGGTGCCGCGGTGCTCTCCGGCGGCGCCGCGATGCCAGCGCCGGAGAGGGCAAGTAGCATGTGAGGTGCTGCGGACGGGTGGTGATAGTAAGCGGAGGAGATCGGCGGCGGAGACGCCGAGTTAGGGCTTCGGTGAGGCGGTGGAGGTGGCGGTGGAGGAGGATGGTGGCGGTTTTGTGAATGAAACTCGAAGGCAGAGGAGATAAGCGGGTCCTCTGGCTCACGGCGGTGGAAGTTCCTGTGGCAGCCGCAGGCGGCGCACTTGATGGATGTAGGGTCGCCGGCGGTGGCGGTGGGTGCGGGCATGAATTCCCCACAGCCGTCGAGCGCGTGGCCGCCGAGAGCGGCGGCGTGGTTCTTCAAGCATTCCTTGTATACAACgagttggtggtggtggttggcgGCGGAGATATGGTGAGGGTGGTGGCGTTTTAGAACCCCATTTGAGAAAGTTAAAGCCTTTGATGGTGTTGGTGTGTTGGGTATGGTTGTAGTAGTAGTAGTGTTTTGAATAATCCTAGTTGGTGTTTCAGTTTCATGTTCTTCAGTTGGTGGTGATGATTTTGTTGGAGTAGTGCTactattgttgatgttgttgttgttgttgattgttgtttgtgCTGCTATGTCCATGGCTCTAACATCTAGGGTCCTAACAACAACAacgaaaattaaaacaagataatattaaaataacaaacAAAGTTTTAAAAGCTAAgcttttttaatttcttgtgaTGATGGATGGGTTTGCTGCTGCTTCTGCTGCTTCTAGCTAGCTAGCTATTTAGGTTAGAGATATCATCACACTCcatcaaaattcaattcaatttcaagTTTGAACCCTTTCTCACTATGCTACTGTTTTATATGTGTTTGGGAATTATACATCATTTTTTGGGCTATCAACAAGAGCAAGTGAACAAAGAGAGGCAGCTGAAAAGAAAAaggttagttttttatttttggtggtggcggcggtggcggtggcggcgGTGGTGGAGGTGGAGGAAGGTTTATTTTTAGTGGTGGTTGTTTCtgtgagagagggagagagagagaaaggggcaAGGGGTGAGGGActgttgataataaaaaaatcttgGGTTATGTGGTTGTGGGTTGTTCTTAACCAGCTTTGGGTATTTAACCCTGGTTCTAATCCATGGTTAAGTTGTTGACCCTACTTTGAGGTTAGATGTGAGTAATAAATATACCCCCTTTgttgtattggaattattattaTGACCCTATACAACTGTTACTTATTACTACTATATCACACTATACTATATAGGATTCATTAGTAATGGTAATTCTCTTCCtccatttttatatatttaatcttGGGAATTTGATTTTGACTCCACCATAAAATGGGGTCCCAAATTTCAGTTGAGTCATTTTGCTTCAATCACAAGTATTTTTAATGGAGACTCGGTGAGTTGACTCGGATGGATGGGGTTAATTTTGATGTTAGCATGAAATTAGAATGGCCTGCAATTCTGAGGCAATGGACTGTAACCTATCTTAATTTGTCAAGTGTTGCAGTAGGGAAGGACGGGACGGGTCAGCTTTCACAGTAAAATCATTcacatcaaaaaaatttttaattccaTTTTTCTATTACAAAAATTATTAGGTAAATCTTACTATTATTCCTTTGACCCATCAAACTAAGATATTTTACATGGACGAAAAATGGGTTAAAAGGaggcaaattatttttttatgcgaGTAAATCTggtgttttataaaaaaaaattgtgtattttttgtgttttacATGTGTATGGTTCAATGCGAAAATCCCACCTAGCTATTGcgatttctaatttaatttttaaaaaa
The sequence above is drawn from the Arachis hypogaea cultivar Tifrunner chromosome 4, arahy.Tifrunner.gnm2.J5K5, whole genome shotgun sequence genome and encodes:
- the LOC112797781 gene encoding zinc-finger homeodomain protein 8-like, which codes for MDIAAQTTINNNNNINNSSTTPTKSSPPTEEHETETPTRIIQNTTTTTTIPNTPTPSKALTFSNGVLKRHHPHHISAANHHHQLVVYKECLKNHAAALGGHALDGCGEFMPAPTATAGDPTSIKCAACGCHRNFHRREPEDPLISSAFEFHSQNRHHPPPPPPPPPHRSPNSASPPPISSAYYHHPSAAPHMLLALSGAGIAAPPESTAAPISAAAALASPRKRFRTKFSQEQKEKMHKFAERVGWKMQKRDDDLVHEFCSEVGVDRGVLKVWMHNNKNNLAKKESNGAAVTTINGGVGVLGSGGGSRSIIMEEDPNNNNNGNGVGVGVNGGANGSSSSS